The following proteins are encoded in a genomic region of Acetobacter oryzoeni:
- the tuf gene encoding elongation factor Tu, with translation MAKAKFERNKPHCNIGTIGHVDHGKTSLTAAITKTLAKKGGAEFKAYDQIDAAPEERARGITISTAHVEYETDKRHYAHVDCPGHADYVKNMITGAAQMDGAILVVSAADGPMPQTREHILLARQVGVPALVVFLNKVDQVDDPELLELVEMEVRELLSSYQFPGDDVPIIKGSALVTLEDGDPEIGENRVRDLMDAVDSYIPQPERPVDRPFLMPIEDVFSISGRGTVVTGRVERGVINVGDEIEIVGLKPTTKTTVTGVEMFRKLLDRGEAGDNIGALLRGTKREDVERGQVLAKPGSITPHKKFKAEAYILTKEEGGRHTPFFTNYRPQFYFRTTDVTGVVHLPEGTEMVMPGDNCAMEVELIAPIAMDEGLRFAIREGGRTVGAGVVSSIIE, from the coding sequence ATGGCTAAGGCTAAATTTGAGCGGAATAAACCGCACTGCAACATCGGCACCATTGGTCACGTTGACCATGGTAAGACCTCTCTGACGGCTGCGATCACCAAGACGCTTGCTAAGAAGGGTGGCGCTGAATTTAAGGCGTATGACCAGATCGACGCAGCTCCGGAAGAACGCGCTCGCGGCATCACCATTTCCACAGCTCACGTGGAATATGAAACCGACAAGCGTCACTACGCGCACGTTGACTGCCCCGGACATGCTGACTACGTGAAGAACATGATCACGGGTGCAGCGCAGATGGACGGCGCAATCCTGGTTGTGTCCGCTGCTGACGGCCCGATGCCGCAGACCCGTGAACACATCCTGCTTGCTCGTCAGGTTGGTGTGCCGGCTCTGGTTGTCTTCCTGAACAAGGTTGACCAGGTTGACGATCCGGAACTGCTGGAACTGGTTGAAATGGAAGTTCGTGAACTTCTGTCTTCCTATCAGTTCCCTGGCGACGATGTGCCGATCATCAAGGGTTCCGCTCTGGTAACTCTGGAAGATGGTGATCCGGAAATCGGTGAAAACCGCGTTCGCGATCTGATGGACGCAGTTGACTCCTACATCCCGCAGCCGGAACGTCCGGTTGACCGTCCGTTCCTGATGCCAATCGAAGATGTGTTCTCCATCTCTGGTCGTGGCACCGTGGTGACGGGTCGTGTGGAACGCGGCGTAATCAATGTTGGTGACGAAATTGAAATCGTTGGTCTGAAGCCGACCACGAAGACAACCGTAACCGGCGTTGAAATGTTCCGTAAGCTGCTTGATCGCGGTGAAGCTGGTGACAACATCGGCGCTCTGCTGCGTGGCACGAAGCGTGAAGATGTGGAACGTGGTCAGGTTCTGGCAAAGCCAGGCTCCATCACGCCGCATAAGAAGTTCAAGGCAGAAGCTTACATCCTGACGAAGGAAGAAGGTGGCCGTCATACGCCATTCTTCACCAACTATCGTCCGCAGTTCTACTTCCGTACGACTGACGTGACGGGTGTTGTGCATCTGCCAGAAGGCACCGAAATGGTGATGCCGGGCGACAACTGCGCCATGGAAGTTGAGCTGAT
- the rpsL gene encoding 30S ribosomal protein S12, with protein MPTINQLIAKGRKPAVKRNKVPALQGCPQKRGVCTRVYTTTPKKPNSALRKVAKVRLTNGYEVVSYIPGEGHNLQEHSVVLIRGGRVKDLPGVRYHILRGVLDTQGIAKRRQRRSLYGAKRPK; from the coding sequence ATGCCGACCATCAACCAGCTCATTGCCAAGGGGCGCAAGCCTGCGGTCAAGCGCAACAAGGTGCCCGCGCTGCAAGGATGCCCCCAAAAGCGCGGTGTTTGCACCCGCGTTTATACCACGACGCCGAAAAAGCCGAACTCCGCACTGCGTAAAGTCGCTAAGGTGCGTCTGACGAACGGCTATGAGGTGGTCAGCTATATTCCAGGTGAAGGTCATAACCTTCAGGAACATAGTGTTGTGCTGATCCGCGGCGGTCGTGTGAAGGATTTGCCGGGTGTGCGCTATCACATCCTTCGTGGTGTTCTGGATACGCAGGGTATTGCCAAGCGGCGTCAGCGTCGTTCGCTGTATGGCGCCAAGCGTCCGAAATAA
- the rpoB gene encoding DNA-directed RNA polymerase subunit beta, translating to MNAITKSFTGRKRIRKSFGRIPEIAPMPNLIDVQRASYETFLQANVSPDARTPTGLQEVFRSVFPINDFAGRGRLEFVSYEFEEPKYDVEECIQRGLTYAAPLKVILRLIVWDVDEDTGSRSIRDIKEQPVYMGDMPLMTDNGTFIVNGTERVIVSQMHRSPGVFFDHDKGKTHSSGKYLFAARVIPYRGSWLDFEFDAKDLLYVRIDRKRKLPVTTLLYALEGAASEAARKAKAAEGGDVDSMEIKGMDANEILAYFYNAVTFIKTPKGWARPFDADSFRGLKLLAPLVDAETGEVVAEAETKLTARMVRKIAEKTREVLVGEIDLLGRYIAHDIVNMQTGEIYGEAGEEITEARLAALEEAGITELPLLAIDAANGPWIRDTLTVDKNSTRDEALIDIYRVMRPGEPPTAETAEAMLNGLFFDPDRYDLSAVGRVKMNMRLDMDVPDTVRVLRKEDILRTIKTLCDLKDGRGQIDDIDNLGNRRVRSVGELMENQYRIGLLRMERAIRERMGSVDIDTVMPHDLINAKPAAAAVREFFGSSQLSQFMDQTNPLSEVTHKRRLSALGPGGLTRERAGFEVRDVHPTHYGRICPIETPEGPNIGLINSLATYAKVNKYGFIETPYRLVKDGVLQDGWKYLSAMEEEKLVVAQADAKVNDQGALTSDLISVRRNGDFRLVPPTEVTACDVSPKQLVSVAAALIPFLENDDANRALMGSNMQRQAVPLVRSDAPLVGTGMEAAVARDSGATIVAKRDGVVDQIDGARIVVRATNAAGSTQGVDIYRLRKYSRSNQSTCINQRPLVHVGDNVRAGDIIADGPSTELGELALGRNVLVAFMPWNGYNFEDSILISERIAKDDVFTSIHIEEFEVMARDTKLGQEEITRDIPNVGEEALRNLDEAGIVYVGAEVNPGDILIGKVTPKGESPMTPEEKLLRAIFGEKASDVRDTSLRLPPGTSGTIVDVRVFSRRGVDKDERAMAIERAEIERLAKDRDDERAIQERSFYSRLREKLLGQVAGAGFKGIRSGTEITDAVLDEHPRATWRQIVVASDSVMAELETLRREFDAAIARIQARFESKVEKLQRGDELPPGVMKMVKVFVAVKRKLQPGDKMAGRHGNKGVVSRVVPVEDMPFLEDGTAVDLVLNPLGVPSRMNVGQILETHLGWACAKIGRGIGDMVDEYQRNGEKRQELLDRLKDVYGDKVYSEDIANMSNDELVELANNLRKGVPIATPVFDGASIPDIEAMLEKAGVDKSGQSQLIDGRTGEPFERKTTVGYIYMLKLHHLVDDKIHARSIGPYSLVTQQPLGGKAQFGGQRFGEMEVWALEAYGAAYTLQEMLTVKSDDVSGRTKVYESIVREQDDFEAGIPESFNVLIKELKSLGLNVELEQGAE from the coding sequence ATGAACGCAATCACTAAATCGTTCACAGGACGGAAGCGGATTCGCAAAAGTTTCGGGCGGATTCCCGAAATCGCCCCGATGCCGAACCTGATTGACGTGCAGCGTGCGTCTTACGAGACATTCCTTCAGGCAAATGTATCGCCTGATGCGCGTACTCCAACAGGTTTGCAGGAGGTATTCCGTTCCGTTTTCCCCATCAACGATTTTGCGGGGCGGGGGCGTCTGGAATTCGTTAGCTACGAATTTGAAGAGCCTAAGTATGATGTGGAAGAGTGCATTCAGCGTGGCCTGACATATGCTGCACCGTTGAAGGTTATTTTGCGCCTGATCGTATGGGATGTGGACGAAGATACGGGGTCTCGTTCCATCCGCGATATTAAGGAACAGCCGGTTTATATGGGCGATATGCCGCTCATGACAGACAACGGCACCTTTATCGTAAACGGTACGGAGCGCGTTATTGTTAGCCAGATGCACCGTTCACCCGGTGTGTTCTTTGATCATGATAAAGGTAAGACGCATTCTTCCGGCAAATATCTGTTTGCTGCGCGCGTTATTCCTTACCGTGGTTCTTGGCTGGACTTTGAGTTTGACGCCAAAGATCTGCTTTACGTTCGTATTGACCGTAAGCGTAAGCTGCCTGTTACCACGCTGTTGTATGCGCTTGAAGGCGCGGCATCTGAAGCTGCACGCAAAGCGAAAGCAGCTGAAGGTGGCGATGTTGACTCTATGGAAATCAAGGGGATGGATGCCAATGAAATCCTCGCCTATTTCTATAATGCTGTCACATTCATAAAAACACCTAAAGGCTGGGCCCGTCCATTTGATGCGGACTCTTTCCGTGGTCTCAAGCTGCTGGCACCGCTGGTGGACGCAGAAACCGGTGAGGTGGTGGCAGAAGCCGAAACCAAGCTAACGGCCCGCATGGTGCGCAAGATCGCGGAAAAAACGCGTGAAGTGCTGGTGGGTGAAATCGATCTGCTTGGCCGTTACATTGCCCATGATATCGTCAATATGCAGACTGGCGAAATCTATGGTGAGGCTGGTGAAGAAATCACCGAGGCACGTCTTGCTGCCTTGGAAGAAGCCGGTATTACGGAACTTCCTCTGCTGGCGATTGATGCAGCTAACGGTCCGTGGATCCGTGATACACTTACGGTAGATAAAAACAGCACGCGTGATGAAGCGCTGATTGATATCTACCGTGTGATGCGCCCTGGTGAGCCGCCAACGGCGGAAACCGCCGAAGCCATGCTGAACGGCTTGTTCTTTGATCCTGACCGCTATGATCTTTCCGCCGTTGGTCGCGTGAAGATGAATATGCGTCTGGACATGGATGTGCCGGACACAGTGCGTGTGCTGCGTAAAGAAGACATTCTGCGCACCATTAAAACGCTGTGTGACCTGAAAGACGGTCGCGGCCAGATTGACGATATTGATAACCTTGGTAACCGCCGTGTTCGCTCGGTTGGTGAACTGATGGAAAATCAGTACCGCATTGGCCTGCTGCGTATGGAACGTGCCATTCGTGAACGCATGGGTTCTGTGGATATTGATACGGTCATGCCGCATGACCTGATCAACGCCAAACCAGCTGCTGCTGCTGTGCGTGAGTTCTTCGGTTCTTCTCAGCTCAGCCAGTTCATGGATCAGACCAACCCGCTGTCTGAAGTTACGCATAAGCGTCGTCTCTCAGCGCTTGGCCCGGGCGGTTTAACCCGTGAGCGTGCAGGCTTTGAAGTGCGTGACGTTCACCCAACGCATTACGGCCGTATCTGCCCAATTGAAACGCCGGAAGGCCCGAACATTGGTCTGATCAACTCTTTGGCAACCTATGCCAAAGTGAACAAATACGGCTTTATTGAAACGCCTTACCGCCTGGTAAAAGACGGTGTGCTGCAGGATGGCTGGAAGTACCTCTCCGCTATGGAAGAGGAAAAGCTGGTTGTTGCGCAGGCCGATGCCAAGGTGAACGATCAGGGTGCGCTGACAAGCGATCTGATCTCTGTGCGCCGTAACGGTGATTTCCGTCTGGTTCCGCCAACAGAAGTTACAGCGTGTGACGTTTCTCCCAAGCAGTTGGTGTCTGTTGCTGCGGCGCTTATTCCGTTCCTGGAAAACGATGACGCGAACCGTGCACTGATGGGTTCCAACATGCAGCGTCAGGCTGTGCCGCTGGTGCGTTCCGATGCGCCGTTGGTTGGTACAGGCATGGAAGCTGCTGTGGCGCGTGATTCTGGTGCAACAATTGTCGCCAAGCGCGATGGTGTGGTTGACCAGATTGACGGTGCCCGTATCGTGGTGCGTGCAACCAACGCAGCAGGTTCTACGCAGGGTGTGGATATCTACCGTCTGCGCAAATATTCTCGTTCCAACCAGTCCACCTGCATCAACCAGCGTCCGCTAGTTCATGTTGGTGACAATGTGCGGGCCGGTGATATTATTGCCGATGGTCCTTCCACGGAGCTGGGTGAACTGGCGCTGGGCCGTAACGTGCTGGTCGCGTTTATGCCTTGGAACGGCTACAACTTCGAAGACTCCATCCTGATTTCCGAACGGATTGCCAAGGATGACGTTTTCACCTCGATCCATATCGAGGAATTCGAAGTCATGGCGCGTGATACCAAGCTGGGTCAGGAAGAAATTACGCGTGATATTCCGAATGTGGGTGAAGAAGCCCTGCGGAACTTGGACGAAGCCGGCATTGTTTACGTAGGTGCCGAAGTTAATCCGGGTGATATTCTGATCGGTAAGGTGACGCCAAAGGGTGAAAGCCCGATGACACCGGAAGAAAAACTTCTGCGTGCCATCTTTGGTGAAAAAGCCTCCGATGTGCGTGATACGTCCCTGCGTCTGCCGCCTGGCACGTCTGGTACAATCGTTGATGTGCGCGTGTTCTCCCGCCGTGGTGTGGATAAAGACGAACGCGCCATGGCTATTGAACGTGCGGAAATCGAACGTCTGGCCAAAGATCGTGACGATGAACGCGCTATTCAGGAACGCTCTTTCTATAGCCGTCTGCGTGAAAAACTGCTGGGGCAGGTTGCTGGTGCTGGGTTCAAGGGCATTCGCTCCGGAACCGAAATCACGGATGCGGTTCTGGATGAGCACCCGCGTGCTACGTGGCGCCAGATCGTTGTCGCCTCTGACAGTGTAATGGCCGAGCTTGAAACCCTGCGGCGTGAATTTGATGCGGCTATTGCCCGTATTCAGGCACGTTTTGAAAGCAAGGTTGAAAAGCTGCAGCGTGGTGATGAACTGCCACCTGGCGTGATGAAGATGGTCAAGGTTTTCGTGGCTGTTAAGCGTAAGCTGCAGCCCGGGGATAAAATGGCCGGTCGTCATGGTAACAAGGGTGTGGTTTCCCGCGTTGTGCCAGTTGAAGACATGCCGTTCCTGGAAGATGGCACGGCTGTTGATCTGGTGCTGAACCCGCTGGGTGTGCCTTCACGTATGAACGTGGGGCAGATTCTGGAAACCCATCTGGGCTGGGCTTGTGCCAAAATTGGCCGTGGCATCGGCGATATGGTGGATGAATACCAGCGTAATGGCGAAAAACGTCAGGAACTGCTGGATCGCCTGAAGGATGTGTACGGGGATAAGGTTTACAGCGAAGACATTGCAAATATGAGCAATGATGAGCTGGTTGAACTGGCCAATAACCTGCGTAAAGGCGTGCCGATTGCAACTCCTGTGTTCGATGGTGCTTCCATTCCGGATATTGAAGCCATGCTTGAAAAAGCTGGTGTTGATAAATCCGGTCAGTCTCAGCTGATTGACGGACGCACAGGCGAGCCGTTCGAGCGTAAAACAACGGTCGGTTACATCTACATGCTCAAGCTGCACCATCTTGTTGATGACAAGATCCATGCACGTTCTATCGGCCCATACTCGCTGGTTACACAGCAGCCTCTGGGTGGTAAGGCGCAGTTTGGTGGTCAGCGCTTTGGGGAAATGGAAGTGTGGGCGCTGGAAGCATACGGCGCAGCTTACACTCTGCAGGAAATGCTGACTGTGAAGTCGGATGACGTTTCTGGCCGAACCAAAGTTTATGAATCCATCGTGCGTGAGCAGGATGATTTTGAGGCCGGTATTCCGGAAAGCTTTAACGTTCTGATCAAGGAGCTGAAGTCTCTGGGTCTGAACGTGGAACTGGAGCAGGGGGCCGAGTGA
- the rpoC gene encoding DNA-directed RNA polymerase subunit beta' gives MNELMKILGQTGQAMTFDQIKIQLASPEQIRSWSYGEIKKPETINYRTFKPERDGLFCARIFGPIKDYECLCGKYKRMKFRGIICEKCGVEVTLAKVRRERMGHIQLASPVAHIWFLKSLPSRIGLMVDMTLKDLEKVLYFESYLVLEPGTSPLKQYSLLTEEQYLDAMDEYGDEGVEVGIGAEAIKKVLERIDCDAEKVELRQELKETTSEAKRKKLVKRLKLIEAFAESGSRPEWMILDLVPVIPPDLRPLVPLDGGRFATSDLNDLYRRVINRNNRLKRLMELRAPDIIVRNEKRMLQEAVDALFDNGRRGRAITGANKRPLKSLSDMLKGKQGRFRQNLLGKRVDYSGRSVIVVGPELKLHQCGLPKKMALELFKPFIYAKLEKYGHATTIKAAKRMVEKERPEVWDILEEVIREHPVMLNRAPTLHRLGIQAFEPVLVEGKAIQLHPLVCTAFNADFDGDQMAVHVPLSLEAQLEARVLMMSTNNILSPANGKPIIVPSQDIVLGLYYLSLETPEFKVTPDRCEYDETTGALTKEGAPSFSSIGEVEYALSAGALKLHDKIRARFQKVGADGKVTYETAVTTPGRVLIAQILPQHEAVPFSLINRQLTKKAVSDVIDTVYRHCGQKEAVIFCDRLMALGFRHAAKAGISFGKDDMIIPPEKKELVDRTAAEVKEFEQQYQDGLITAGERYNKVVDAWSRCTDEVQAAMTKEISRQEVGKQINSVWMMSHSGARGSPAQMKQLAGMRGLMAKPSGEIIEQPIIANFKEGLSVLDYFTSTHGARKGLADTALKTANSGYLTRRLVDVAQDSIIIEEDCGSERGLTVRAVMDGGEVVASLSERILGRTVASDVIVPGTGEVIVPRNHLIDEADAERIEKSGVETVHIRSVLTCDSRVGVCARCYGRDLARGTPVNIGEAVGVIAAQSIGEPGTQLTMRTFHIGGAAQRGAEQSMIEASRDGQVVIRNRNVVHNSQNVPIVMARNCEILLSDENGVEKARYRVPYGARLLTEEGAKVARGQKLAEWDPYTLPIITEKAGKVEYLDLIDSITLVERMDEVTGLTSKVVVDYKQAGKGVDLRPRLQLKDANGDVVKLDNGADARYFLSPETLLSVENGTEVNAGDVLARLPREGSKTRDITGGLPRVAELFEARRPKDHAIIAEMEGRVEFGKDYKSKRRVIVKNDETGEEQEYLIPKGKHISVQEGDFVEKGDPLVDGPRVPHDILKVMGVEALSDYLINEIQDVYRLQGVKINDKHIEVIVRQMLQKVEILEPGDTTYLIGETVDRIEFEAENAKCLKAGERPAQGMPVLQGITKASLQTQSFISAASFQETTRVLTEAATAGKVDKLMGLKENVIVGRLIPAGTGSVMKRLRAIAAEQDRQRVGRSAAE, from the coding sequence ATGAATGAGCTCATGAAAATTCTTGGCCAGACCGGCCAGGCGATGACGTTTGATCAGATCAAGATTCAGCTGGCATCGCCCGAACAAATCCGTTCCTGGTCTTATGGCGAAATCAAGAAGCCCGAGACCATCAACTACCGTACATTCAAGCCAGAACGGGATGGCCTGTTCTGTGCACGTATCTTTGGTCCGATCAAGGATTATGAGTGCCTGTGCGGTAAATACAAGCGGATGAAATTCCGCGGTATTATCTGCGAAAAGTGCGGTGTTGAAGTCACGCTGGCCAAGGTGCGTCGTGAACGCATGGGCCATATTCAGCTTGCCAGCCCGGTTGCCCATATCTGGTTCCTGAAGTCTCTTCCTAGCCGTATCGGCCTGATGGTTGATATGACGCTGAAAGATCTGGAAAAGGTGCTTTACTTTGAAAGCTACCTGGTTCTGGAACCCGGCACGTCTCCGCTGAAGCAGTACTCCTTGCTGACGGAAGAACAGTACCTTGATGCCATGGATGAATATGGCGATGAGGGTGTTGAAGTCGGTATTGGTGCAGAAGCCATTAAAAAAGTTCTGGAACGCATTGACTGCGATGCCGAAAAGGTAGAGCTGCGCCAGGAACTTAAGGAAACAACTTCAGAAGCCAAGCGCAAGAAGCTGGTTAAGCGTCTGAAGCTGATTGAAGCATTTGCAGAAAGCGGTTCCCGCCCAGAATGGATGATTCTGGATCTGGTTCCGGTTATTCCGCCGGATCTGCGTCCGCTGGTGCCGCTGGATGGTGGTCGCTTTGCCACGTCTGATCTGAACGATCTGTATCGTCGCGTTATCAACCGTAATAACCGTCTGAAGCGCCTGATGGAGCTGCGTGCGCCCGATATTATCGTGCGTAACGAAAAGCGTATGCTTCAGGAAGCTGTGGATGCGCTGTTTGATAACGGGCGTCGTGGCCGGGCTATCACGGGTGCTAACAAGCGTCCGCTGAAATCCCTGTCCGATATGCTTAAAGGTAAGCAGGGTCGTTTCCGTCAGAACCTGCTGGGTAAGCGCGTCGATTACTCCGGCCGTTCCGTTATTGTGGTGGGGCCAGAACTTAAGCTGCACCAGTGTGGCCTTCCCAAGAAGATGGCGCTGGAACTGTTCAAGCCGTTCATTTACGCCAAGCTGGAAAAATACGGCCACGCCACCACCATTAAGGCTGCAAAGCGGATGGTGGAAAAAGAGCGTCCGGAAGTTTGGGATATTCTTGAAGAAGTTATCCGCGAACATCCGGTTATGCTTAACCGTGCGCCTACGCTGCACCGTCTGGGCATTCAGGCGTTTGAACCGGTGCTGGTTGAAGGTAAGGCTATTCAGCTGCACCCGCTGGTCTGCACCGCGTTTAACGCAGACTTTGACGGTGACCAGATGGCCGTGCACGTGCCGCTGAGCCTTGAGGCCCAGCTTGAAGCGCGTGTGCTGATGATGTCCACCAACAACATCCTCAGCCCGGCAAATGGTAAGCCGATTATCGTGCCTTCTCAGGATATTGTTCTGGGGCTGTATTACCTCAGCCTTGAAACACCTGAATTCAAGGTCACGCCGGATCGTTGCGAGTATGACGAGACAACAGGTGCTCTGACTAAAGAAGGTGCGCCGTCTTTCTCTTCTATCGGTGAAGTGGAATATGCACTGAGCGCCGGTGCACTGAAGCTGCATGATAAAATTCGTGCACGTTTCCAGAAGGTCGGTGCAGATGGTAAGGTTACCTACGAAACAGCTGTGACCACCCCTGGTCGTGTGCTGATTGCGCAGATCCTGCCTCAGCATGAAGCTGTGCCGTTCTCCCTTATCAACCGTCAGCTCACCAAAAAGGCTGTGTCTGACGTTATTGATACGGTGTACCGTCATTGTGGTCAGAAAGAAGCCGTTATCTTCTGTGACCGTCTGATGGCTCTGGGTTTCCGTCACGCTGCTAAGGCCGGTATTTCCTTCGGTAAGGATGACATGATCATCCCGCCCGAAAAGAAAGAACTGGTTGATCGTACGGCTGCCGAAGTGAAAGAGTTTGAACAGCAGTATCAGGATGGTCTGATCACGGCTGGCGAACGCTACAACAAGGTGGTGGACGCATGGTCACGTTGCACGGACGAAGTGCAGGCGGCCATGACCAAAGAAATTTCTCGTCAGGAAGTTGGTAAGCAGATCAACTCCGTATGGATGATGAGCCACTCCGGGGCTCGTGGGTCGCCGGCTCAGATGAAGCAGCTGGCCGGTATGCGTGGTCTGATGGCCAAGCCGTCTGGTGAAATTATTGAACAGCCGATTATCGCCAACTTTAAAGAAGGCCTGTCGGTTCTCGATTACTTCACCTCTACCCATGGTGCACGTAAAGGTCTGGCTGATACCGCGCTTAAAACCGCTAACTCCGGGTATCTTACCCGTCGTCTGGTGGACGTGGCGCAGGACAGCATCATTATTGAAGAAGATTGCGGCAGTGAACGCGGTCTGACAGTTCGCGCAGTTATGGACGGTGGGGAAGTTGTAGCTTCTCTGTCCGAACGTATTCTGGGTCGTACTGTTGCTTCTGATGTGATTGTTCCGGGCACCGGTGAAGTTATCGTGCCGCGCAATCATCTGATTGATGAAGCCGATGCGGAACGTATTGAAAAGTCTGGTGTGGAAACGGTTCATATCCGCTCCGTGCTGACCTGTGATAGCCGCGTTGGTGTTTGTGCCCGCTGCTATGGGCGTGATCTTGCACGCGGCACGCCGGTAAATATCGGTGAAGCTGTGGGTGTTATCGCTGCTCAGTCCATTGGTGAGCCCGGCACACAGCTGACAATGCGTACCTTCCATATTGGTGGTGCGGCACAGCGTGGTGCAGAACAGTCCATGATCGAAGCTTCTCGCGATGGTCAGGTTGTGATCCGTAACCGCAACGTTGTGCATAACAGTCAGAACGTGCCGATCGTGATGGCGCGTAACTGTGAAATCCTGCTGTCTGACGAAAACGGTGTGGAAAAAGCCCGTTACCGTGTGCCGTATGGTGCACGTTTGCTGACGGAAGAAGGAGCAAAGGTTGCACGTGGCCAGAAGTTGGCTGAGTGGGATCCGTACACCCTTCCGATCATCACGGAAAAAGCCGGTAAGGTTGAATACCTAGACCTGATTGATTCCATCACGCTTGTTGAGCGTATGGACGAAGTGACCGGCCTGACATCCAAAGTGGTGGTGGACTACAAGCAGGCAGGTAAGGGGGTGGATCTGCGCCCACGTCTGCAGCTTAAAGATGCCAACGGCGATGTGGTGAAGCTGGATAACGGTGCAGATGCCCGTTACTTCCTCTCTCCCGAAACACTTCTGTCTGTTGAAAACGGCACGGAAGTGAATGCCGGTGACGTTCTGGCCCGTCTGCCTCGTGAAGGGTCCAAAACCCGCGATATTACGGGTGGTCTGCCCCGCGTTGCTGAACTGTTTGAAGCACGCCGGCCAAAAGACCACGCTATTATCGCGGAAATGGAAGGTCGCGTTGAGTTCGGGAAGGATTACAAGTCCAAACGCCGTGTTATTGTGAAGAACGATGAAACGGGTGAGGAACAGGAATACCTGATCCCGAAAGGCAAGCACATTTCCGTTCAGGAAGGTGACTTTGTGGAAAAAGGTGATCCGCTGGTCGATGGTCCGCGGGTGCCCCACGATATCCTGAAGGTGATGGGTGTTGAGGCTCTGTCCGATTATCTGATTAACGAAATTCAGGATGTGTATCGTCTTCAGGGTGTGAAGATTAACGATAAGCATATTGAAGTTATCGTGCGTCAGATGCTTCAGAAAGTTGAGATTCTGGAGCCGGGTGACACGACATACCTGATTGGTGAAACCGTTGACCGTATTGAGTTCGAGGCTGAAAATGCCAAGTGTCTCAAGGCGGGTGAACGGCCTGCTCAGGGTATGCCGGTGCTGCAGGGTATCACCAAGGCCTCTCTGCAGACGCAGTCCTTCATCTCTGCTGCATCGTTCCAGGAAACCACGCGCGTGCTCACAGAAGCTGCTACGGCAGGGAAAGTGGATAAGCTGATGGGCCTGAAGGAAAACGTGATTGTCGGGCGTTTGATCCCGGCAGGGACGGGCAGTGTCATGAAGCGTCTGCGGGCTATTGCCGCGGAGCAGGATCGCCAGCGTGTTGGGCGTTCTGCGGCCGAATAA
- the rpsG gene encoding 30S ribosomal protein S7 translates to MSRRHRAVKREILPDPKFGDIVVTRFMNALMYDGKKSAAERIVYGALDAMVRRSGNGADAVVLFHSALDNVKPAVEVRSRRVGGATYQVPVEVRADRRQALAIRWVIDAARKRGENTMQDRLSNELLDAVNNRGAAVKKREDTHRMAEANKAFSHYRW, encoded by the coding sequence ATGAGTCGCCGTCATCGCGCAGTAAAGCGCGAGATCCTTCCCGATCCGAAATTCGGAGATATCGTTGTCACGCGCTTCATGAATGCGCTGATGTACGATGGTAAGAAGTCTGCTGCAGAAAGAATCGTATACGGTGCTCTTGATGCCATGGTGCGTCGTAGCGGTAACGGTGCTGATGCAGTGGTGCTGTTCCACAGTGCGCTGGATAACGTAAAGCCGGCTGTTGAGGTGCGTTCTCGCCGTGTTGGTGGGGCAACCTACCAGGTGCCGGTTGAAGTTCGCGCAGACCGCCGTCAGGCGTTGGCGATCCGTTGGGTGATTGATGCAGCGCGCAAGCGTGGCGAAAACACCATGCAGGATCGGCTTTCCAATGAGCTTCTGGATGCTGTCAACAACCGTGGCGCAGCCGTGAAGAAGCGGGAAGATACCCATCGTATGGCGGAAGCTAACAAAGCATTCAGCCACTATCGCTGGTAA